The DNA window GCCTGCATCGACTGGAGATCCTGGCCGGCGGCGGCGCCCGATCCGAGTGGCTCAGTGAGGCGCCTTTCACCGTAGAGTCCAGTTTTGAACGGCCCGGCGCCTTGCATGGCCGCTGGTCGCTGTATTTTTATGTTCCCCGCGGGACGACAACGGTCGGCGGATTTGGGCAGGGGGTCGGCCGCATGCTCAACGGGAGCGGCGAGCTCGTTCACACCTTCAGCGGCAAGCCGGGTTACTTCAGCGTGCCCGTCCCGCCAGGCGAAGACGGCCGATTATGGAAGTTCGACCACTGCGCCAGCGACAAACTGCTGATGACGGTTCCGCCCTACCTGGCCCCTTCGGCCGCCCAGTTGCTGCTCCCGCGAGAAGTCGTGCAGCGCGACCAACAAAAGTAAGCGGGCGACACCCATGCAACGAGAAACTCTTGACCGACGGAAGTCGACGGTCGGTCGTCTTTTCTTCGGACCGCGAAAAGATTGACTGATAGATTCTGGTTCGTCGTTTTGAGGAAGAGTAGACGCCGGACAGTCGACTTTCTGCGCCGGCTTGTTCGCAAAAAAAACAACCCAAAAGCGACAGTAATTACCTTCTCGCTCCCCGCAAAAGAACGCGAACTTCCCGTCATCCGAAGGTTAAGGGACCTGCCAATGGATGGCGCCCCACAGGTGCGGGGTGAGGGCGGCTTCCGACGGGACGTCGGCCGTGATGCCGGTCGCTTTGTTGCTCCAGTAGGAACGGGCTGTTGTTTCGGAACCGTTCCCGCGGAGCACGCCGATATCCCCTTTGGTGGAGGACCCCGCCTGCGGGGCCAGGCCAAGCAGCGCAAGCGGCACGGAGATTTCGTAAAAGCCTTTGCCATCGGTCGCCAGCTGCACCTGGTCGCTGACATCTTTCACCTGGTCGAAGGTGATCGTCCGCCAGGGCGAGCTGAACGGAACTTTCTCGCCCTGGGCGTTGGGCGACACCGGTCGATACAGCAGAGCCTTCGTTTCTTTGTCGACCTGGGTGACAAGCAGACGCAGATCACCCTGGGCCGGCTCCCTGCGTTGCGGATCGGCGGCTGGATCGGTCGCCAGCATCAGGTCCAGGGCGCCGCCCGTTTTGAACAAGGCGACGGGCAGCTCGCCCGAGTTGCGTAGCAGGTCGGGCTGCGTGGTGCTCCAGGCGGCGAACAGTCGATCGCCCCGTACGGCCAGCGCTCCACGGACGTTAAACGGTTTGGAGTTGGCGTTGAAGTTTGCCGCCACGCCCCGCTTGTCGATATCGACCCACTCGGCCGCGTTCCAGTCCTGGGAAAGACCGTCGACCTGCAGACCCTCTTCGCCCGCTGGGCGATCGCCTTGCACCACGGCATGCAACGTCCCTTTGCCGAAGGACGCCTGCCGCTGGGCCTCGCGGGCGAGTACAAAAGTTTGCGCTTCGGCCAAATGATCGGGCGTGACTTCAACCGGGAACGGATGAATCGACCGTAACGACTCCAGCCCTTTGAGCCGCACCAGACTGCCGCGGGAGCCGTCCACCGCGTACACCTTGCCGTCGGAGCTGCGGGTAATCGAAGGCCAAAAATTTTCATCGTGCAAGGTGATTCCGGCCAGGCTCATGCCACGCTGGGCGATCGGCATTTTCCAGGACTTCCCCTGACGCGAATCTTCAAACATCGTGGCGACGAACAGGCCGTCCCGAGTGAAGATATAGAAGTTCCCCATGTTGCCGTTGATGGCCCACAGCGGTTCCGTTTCGGCGCCGGCCGGCTCGAAGAAACCGCCGAGCAGGCGGGTGCTGCCGATGACCTGTCCCGGTCGATCCGGCTGGGCCGCCCGGTGCGAAGCATGCAAGCCCGGCCAGGGGCTAGGGTAGCTCCAGGCCGGATGGCCGTCTTTCACGCCCGACAGCGATTGCTGATGGAAAGGTCCAACGCCCAGGGTGACCACGGCTTCGTCGCTGTCATCCGCCAGCACCTGGTTGCCGCCGGAGGAACCGGGGCGCTGCACTTCGTCCGCCAGCACCTGGCGATCGGCAAATTGATAAAGGGGGACCCCCGTCGGCGTGAACCGCTGCGGCGGAATCCGCAACGACTGCCCGCCGCAGTTGGCGATGCAGAACGAAAGATCGGCCATCACCGTCACGCCGCCCGATGAAAGGTGTTCGAGCATCACCTCGTCTGGTTGCACCTGGGCGTCGGCGTTCGCGTCGGACCAGATAAAGAACGCCTGGTTCGCTCCGTTATTCCGGTTGGGGTCCCCTTGCGGATCGGCGCCTTCGGGCCAGAGGTTCAGGAACGGTTCTGTTTTGAGGATCGGCCAGTCATTGGCGCGGCCCATGGCGGCGGCTGGCTGGGCCACGCCGTCACGATCGTGGAACAGGAATGCCGTGTTATGTCCGCCGGTCGGATTGGTGTTGTAGCAGTTGGTCAAATAACGCTGGCCGGAGCGATACAAGGGCGTCTCTGGCGCGGCCGCACGGAACGGCAGCGGGAAGCGGCTCGACGAGCGATATAGCACGCGGGACAGCTGCGACGTCCCCTGTTCCCAGTTCAGCTGGAACTCCAGGGCGCCGCGGCCCTCATCGGCATAACAGAAGCGTGTCCGGTCCTGCGAGTCAAGCGATCCGCCGCCGCCATACTTGCCGGGGCCATAGAAGGCTCGAATCAACTTCCCTTCAGGCGACCAGACGCTGACCCGCTTGGGCAGGTAATCATGTTCGGCGACCCACAGCTGTCCCTCCGAATCGACCGCCAGCCCGGCCGGATGGTTCATGTGCAACGGGTCATAGTCGCCGGCCGCCGGCAAGCCCCGGCGACCGACCAGCCGGACCAGCTTCCCCCGCGAGTCGTAGACTTTGACCTGGTGGCTGGCGCCTTGATCACTGATGTAGATCGAACCGGAAGCGTCGAGTGTCAGGCCGAACGGATCCTCAAGGCCGTCGGCGATGAGCGTTTCCGGGGGGCCGGCGGCGATTGGATTATCGGCGGCCGGATCGGCCAGGGCGAACCGCACCAGAGTCGTCCCGGAGAGCACCAGCAGTCGCCCGGAGGAGTCAAAGCAGAGGCCGCGGGGATCGTCAAGTTTCTGCTGTCCCAGCGTTTTGCCGGCGGCGTCGATCCAGAGCAGTTGGTTCTGTTCCCGCAGGCTGCAGACGATCTGGCCGTTGTAAGCAGCGACGCCGCCGATCTGCTCAAAGCGGTCGCCTGACTCGCCAGCGGCCGGGAGCTTCTGCACCAGGACCGGCGTGGGGGTGAGCTTGCCGTCGTTCTTGTGCTGGAGCGCTGTGATACGCAGCTCGCTGATGTTCGAGCCTTTTTCGATCGGCCAGACGGAGGCGACATAGGCGGCCGTTTCGACCGGCGCCTGGGGGCCCGTATCGCGTCCCAGGTACGGCGCGGCGGTCCAGTTGCCGCCGATCCATTTCAGGCCGCCCCGTTTGACGCCGTTGAGATCGACCCAGGCGAAACCGTCGGGCCCCTCGGTGACGTAGCTTCCCAGAAAGACGCTCGGCGCCCCGGTCGGCGAGAATTTCGCTGGCACAAACACCGCGGCCGACGGCGGCGAATGGTTCGCCAGCCAGGCGCCGGTGTGGTCGGCTGTACTCCAGGGCGGGCTGCCGGAACTGTACACGGGGAACTCGTAGACCGCTTCGACCTTTTTCCGCCACAAACCGCGAGCCCGATATTTGCCGGGCGTCACGAGTCGTGCGGGAATGTTGAACAGGCCATGGTCGGCCGCTTCCACATCGCGGCCCAGGTCGTCGGCGCCGTCCCACCAGGCAACATTGAGGCCGGCAGGGAACGGCGTTTCGGAGACCAGGTTGCGAATCCGCTTTCCCGTGCTGTCCTCAATCACAAGCGTGACAAAGCCTGGTTCGGGCAGCTCAAACCGGACGGCAATCGGGGCGTGCGGTTCGTCCTGCAGCGAGCGATCCGGCGCCGGCAAGGGAAGCTCGTTCAGGGGCTCCTGTCCCAGGTCGACGCAGGCCATCAGTTCGCCCAGCCAGATCCGTTTCCCTTCCGCCGTGCGACGCATGACGTGCGGGTGACGCGGTACGGTCACTGCCGTTACCTGCAGACGGATGGCGCGGGTGCGGACGATGCTGGCAAAGGGGAGAGCATTCGGCCAGAACGGCGTCGGGTAGCCGTTTTCCAGATCCTGGAAGTCGCCGACGGTCTGCCAGTCGGCGTCGGACGCATCGCGCGGATGACGATCGGCCGGACCGACGTACGCCTGTACCTTAGCGACGGCGAAACCGCTCCACACGGCGAGCAGACGGTCCAGATTGACGGGCGACGGCCAGGTGAGCAGGATCCATTCCGGGTGTTCGGCCGAGATCTCCGGCCGCGGCGATTCCTCCGCGTCGGACTGGCTGAGATTCTCCCAGGTGTTCCATTGATCGGACTTGCCATTGATGATCCGATCGGCGTAACGATGATTCGATTCAGCAGCGGGCGCGGCCATCGGAGCCAGGTTGGCCCAGCGCTGCGGGGCGATCAGCACGCCGCCCAGGTAGCCTTCGTAAACGGAGTCGGCCGGGGCGGCCAGATGGGTGAAACGGATCGCCTGGCTTTTCGTACCGGGCGGCAGCACCCAGATCGCCAGATCGTCCCGACCCGCTTCGTCCCGATGGATGCCCGACACGCCCAGGCGGGACGCCGGCAGCCACTGCGTGTCATCCGCCAGATCGCCTGGCGCGGTGGCCGTGGGACGCAGCACGCTCACGGCTCCGCCGCCCTTGACCAGCACGGAACCGATCGTCGCCGGCTCTTTCAGGCCGATCCGCAAATGCCGCGGACCCGGCAATTTCCCAGCGCCAAACGCCATGCCATTGTGGCCCGGATGCAGTTTCGGAGAGCTAGTCCAGAGCACCCACAGCGGGTTGGTCTCGCGCTGGTCAGGATCGAGCGCCGTCGTTTTGCCGTCGACCCAGACGGCCGTCGCGGCAGGGTCGATCTGCTCGGGAGAGATCGTCGTCAAGGTATGCGGAGCCTGACCAGAAACGGGCGACGACCAGCACGCGGGCGCCAGCCACAGAACCGCCAGCGACATGACGAAACGGAAACTGCGAGCAAGAGAAAGGAGCATAAGAGCGCTCGAATAAAAGTCCAAAGAGAAGCCAATACCTGAAAACGTTCCGCCCCCCGTATTCTAACGGCGATCCGGAAAAACCGTAACCAACAGGTCGAACGGTTTTGCTGCGATCGAATCGGTAGTCGTGTTGTAGAAAGCGTCGATCGCCACCGCATGAGCGACCGCCAGGCAGGGCGAGCCGCACCCTGGCGCGACGACCGCCTGACCGGGCCCCACGTACGGAGGTTCCCGCTGGCCCCGTTCGTCGTGCAGGTACGTCTGCATCGCCGGGCCGTAGCGCAGCAGAAACGCTCCACCAACGCCGCCCGACAGGTTCCGTTGCGGGTTCGCCGAGCAGAGCAATCCATCGGCCTCAAGGTCGAGCAGATCGCCGTGGATCATTTGCCAGACGGGCATCCGTATAGAGCCTTTCAATCAAAGCATGTTTCGGATTCTCCGCGTCAACCCGCAGCCAGCAAGGGTCCGGGAGCTGGTCGCCCCACTGCTGGGAAAGCAGAAACCGCGGACGGTAATCGACTCCATCCAAGGTAAAGCCAAAATGATAGTAAGCCTGCGGCTCAAAATGCCAACGACGGGACAAAGCCGTTTCGACCTGCAGGAGTTTCGCCTGGACGCTCACGCCGGAGCGAAACAGGCGGCGGATATGACGCACGCGGAAGGTCAGCCACGCCGTTAGCGCCAGCGTGCCCAGAATGGCCAGCGACGCTACGGGATACCGGTCGTTGCTGCTGCTCAAAGGTGCGCGGCCCCACGTCAGGGATGCCTCGTAGAACATCAGCAGGGTGAGGACCCAGGCGGCCATGAGTCCGACCAGAGCCGGGGCGATCCCTTGCACGTCATAGAAGAGAATCCGCAGCAGCGACGGCCGCGGCAATGGCCCTTCGTAACGAGTCGGCAGCGGCCTGCGTTTTGACATGCGTCCCCTCCTGCGCTGGCGATTCCCGGTGCGAGGGCGAGCGGTCGGGGCGCCTGTGGCAATGTCTCGCCGGTGTAATTCTAACGGCAACGCTGCGGGACAGGCAACGTCGCGGAGGGAAGATCACGTCGCTCTGCGAGAGGACGTTTGCGTCAGTGCGTCAGTGCGTCAGTGCGTCAGCGCGTCGACGCCGGTGGCGACAGGACGGTCGGGTTCGTCCGGGCGGTTCGCCAGACGGGCTCGTTGTATTCGGGAACCGGGCCAATGTCGAGACCGCGAACCCGCTCGGCGACCCGGGAATGGCGCTCGCCTGGATTGTACTGCGGGGCCGGCTGCGTCGCTGCCGGGCAACTGGTGCAGTCGACATGGCGACCGCGGTAGGCATGAAAAGAAGGTGCGCAGCCCAGGGCAAAGCTGCACGCAGCAGCGCACCAGAAGCAGGCGTGGCGGATTCGATACATCAGGCTTTCCTCAATTTGAAAACGATCATTCCAGCAAAGCATGGCTCTGTGGCGGGCGATCCCAGGGAAGGCAAAAATTCGAGGTCAGCAGGCGGGGCCGGATCTGCGTTCGCGGCAGGAAGGATTTCGGGACGGGAAAGGGGCGCCAGGAACGGCCGGCCTTGAAAGCCGCCGAACCCACGCGTTCGAGTTCCGCCAGCGTTTACCGCTGCCTCGCTTCCAGGCGATGCAGGGAAATCTGGTAGCGCAACAGCTGGCGCCCGTTATCAATCAACGACAGAAAAGCGACTTCGCCCCGTTGAACGCCTGGCGGGAAACCTCCCGCATCTGGCGGGCTGGCGGCAGGATGTTTTCCTGGAACAGCACCCGCAAAACCAGGTGGCTTTGCAGGACGGATGAAGTCATTTATCGCACTTGCGTAAATATCGACAGAACCGTCATCAAGAAACCAGCCGTTACCAGCCGCATCCGGCCGAGTCCGGCGAGAGACGTCCTCTGGTAACGAAAACGCGGGATGTAACGATTAAACCGATCCTGCCGGCTAGTCGTCCGGCGATCAGCAAAGGGCTGCATCCATGGCGGATCGCGGCCCCCCTCGCCAGCCAGGTTAGCCCCAGCGGGCCTGGACTTCGATCCACTGGTGGGCGGCCAGATCGATGCGGATCTTGCCGTCTTCGACGCTGCACTCGCCGCCGGGCAGCCCCTGGAAATCCACCTTTTTGGCGGTCGCCACGCTGCGGAACGTCGACAGGGAGGTCTTGACGCTGCGACCGGAAGTTTCCAGCAGACGAACGCAGAAGCCGACGATCTTGCCGTCTTCGGTCAACGGCGACCAGTGCGTAGCCGTGACATTCCGCGCGTCGAAGTGGAACAGCCAGCTGGAAGGATTCGGCGCCGGCGGACCGGCCGTCTCTTCCACAACCACCGGCGGCAGGATCAGGCCCATGGCGTCGTTCATGGGGTGCGTCAGATCGACGCCGATCCCTATCGTGAACTTGCGGGCCGTTTCGCCCCGCACCACCAGCAGGGTATCCATCATGCGGTGGCCGATGCGACGATGGAACGGCAGGCCGCCCGTCAGGATCGTCGTGCGGATCTTCTCTTCTTCGACGCTCACATAATGGGGCGATTCAATCCGCTTGCCGGAGTGCGGCTGCCGCGTTTGATGGGCCGTCCGCCAGATCTCCGACGACTCGTCCCGCCAGGCGAACCGGGCGCAAAAGTAGGAGTTCCACGGGTCGGCTTTGGGCTCCACATGCGGGTCGAGCTCGATCTCGATCCGCAACACGCGGCTGCCTTTGAAGACCTGGTAACGCTGCTGGAAATCGGCGTACACCTGGCGGTCCGGGCCGACCAGTTTGCCGGCGACAGTAATTTCGCCCAGCGCTTCGCTGTCGATGGTGGTGCGAACGCTCTCGGCCTGCATGCGTGCGTACTGGGCGCCTTCATCGGGATCGCTGTACGCTTCGCCGGGCTGCGGACGACGTCCCGGCAGGCGGAAGCCCAGCTGTTGCGACATGCGGTTGCTGCGGGAGTTGTACTGGTGCAGCGACTGGAGCGCGCCCGTTTCCATGTTGATCAGGGCCTGGAAAAACTCGTTCCGGAGAACCCCTTCTTCGGCGAGCGGAATCGTTTTCGACTTGCGCGGGGGGGCATCGGCCGACTCCAGCCAGGCGAAACCCATCGCCGGCGTATCCACCACTAGATGCGTTTTCCCCTCGAACGCATCCGCCGCATACACGGGTCGGGCGATCGCAGGCGGTTGCTCCAGGCCGGTTGTCACTACGCCCATGCGGCGGACAAAGCTGCTGGGATTGACGACCAGCAGGCCGCGTTTCGCCCCGGTCTTGCGGGGCAATGCGGCTGCAAACCGTCGGGCCGCTTCGTCGACCGCCGCTGTCGTTTGTA is part of the Lignipirellula cremea genome and encodes:
- a CDS encoding NHL repeat-containing protein, which produces MLLSLARSFRFVMSLAVLWLAPACWSSPVSGQAPHTLTTISPEQIDPAATAVWVDGKTTALDPDQRETNPLWVLWTSSPKLHPGHNGMAFGAGKLPGPRHLRIGLKEPATIGSVLVKGGGAVSVLRPTATAPGDLADDTQWLPASRLGVSGIHRDEAGRDDLAIWVLPPGTKSQAIRFTHLAAPADSVYEGYLGGVLIAPQRWANLAPMAAPAAESNHRYADRIINGKSDQWNTWENLSQSDAEESPRPEISAEHPEWILLTWPSPVNLDRLLAVWSGFAVAKVQAYVGPADRHPRDASDADWQTVGDFQDLENGYPTPFWPNALPFASIVRTRAIRLQVTAVTVPRHPHVMRRTAEGKRIWLGELMACVDLGQEPLNELPLPAPDRSLQDEPHAPIAVRFELPEPGFVTLVIEDSTGKRIRNLVSETPFPAGLNVAWWDGADDLGRDVEAADHGLFNIPARLVTPGKYRARGLWRKKVEAVYEFPVYSSGSPPWSTADHTGAWLANHSPPSAAVFVPAKFSPTGAPSVFLGSYVTEGPDGFAWVDLNGVKRGGLKWIGGNWTAAPYLGRDTGPQAPVETAAYVASVWPIEKGSNISELRITALQHKNDGKLTPTPVLVQKLPAAGESGDRFEQIGGVAAYNGQIVCSLREQNQLLWIDAAGKTLGQQKLDDPRGLCFDSSGRLLVLSGTTLVRFALADPAADNPIAAGPPETLIADGLEDPFGLTLDASGSIYISDQGASHQVKVYDSRGKLVRLVGRRGLPAAGDYDPLHMNHPAGLAVDSEGQLWVAEHDYLPKRVSVWSPEGKLIRAFYGPGKYGGGGSLDSQDRTRFCYADEGRGALEFQLNWEQGTSQLSRVLYRSSSRFPLPFRAAAPETPLYRSGQRYLTNCYNTNPTGGHNTAFLFHDRDGVAQPAAAMGRANDWPILKTEPFLNLWPEGADPQGDPNRNNGANQAFFIWSDANADAQVQPDEVMLEHLSSGGVTVMADLSFCIANCGGQSLRIPPQRFTPTGVPLYQFADRQVLADEVQRPGSSGGNQVLADDSDEAVVTLGVGPFHQQSLSGVKDGHPAWSYPSPWPGLHASHRAAQPDRPGQVIGSTRLLGGFFEPAGAETEPLWAINGNMGNFYIFTRDGLFVATMFEDSRQGKSWKMPIAQRGMSLAGITLHDENFWPSITRSSDGKVYAVDGSRGSLVRLKGLESLRSIHPFPVEVTPDHLAEAQTFVLAREAQRQASFGKGTLHAVVQGDRPAGEEGLQVDGLSQDWNAAEWVDIDKRGVAANFNANSKPFNVRGALAVRGDRLFAAWSTTQPDLLRNSGELPVALFKTGGALDLMLATDPAADPQRREPAQGDLRLLVTQVDKETKALLYRPVSPNAQGEKVPFSSPWRTITFDQVKDVSDQVQLATDGKGFYEISVPLALLGLAPQAGSSTKGDIGVLRGNGSETTARSYWSNKATGITADVPSEAALTPHLWGAIHWQVP
- a CDS encoding macro domain-containing protein, which translates into the protein MPVWQMIHGDLLDLEADGLLCSANPQRNLSGGVGGAFLLRYGPAMQTYLHDERGQREPPYVGPGQAVVAPGCGSPCLAVAHAVAIDAFYNTTTDSIAAKPFDLLVTVFPDRR